In Desulfobacterales bacterium, the following are encoded in one genomic region:
- a CDS encoding ATP-binding protein, producing MFIRGLRTKIALNIAILFLVAMLLINIVAMMTAKRVIIRKEASRGHFLLSTLTADLQAMLNLGMASTPRLSKAQVFGLLAEGGVSGALVVGKNNERVTFGKSSEVLQDTMLKYCRTVMQSKKRTTHFFGNTWGVFWQQHSDLIISAPLLENSRVVAAASIVLPLEGIYQALRRSQKMLFIYLFLNTVILTFIGIYRLSKVYFLPLARLARRAEEYQEDDDMLFSVRKEDNELNKLSGSLNSMLRRISADKEKLRSTVNSLEIANLELKKAQEEIIRAEKLASVGRLSAGIAHEIGNPIGIVMGYLELLKQKDTPASEKEEYIQRTEDEIERINTIIRQLLEISRPSKAGLKVVAVHDLIDDISQVLNVQPLMSNIKLECKLEAYNDKVVADANQLRQVFLNLMINAADAISSADRPANGKLVIESAQVTEKQDQSAQEPPLLKITFIDNGPGISEDNIGNIFDPFYTTKEPGKGTGLGLSVSFMIVQGFGGKMTVNSKKEEGTSMTILLPLVANEGDINAQQDPSAQLQKGMLTQ from the coding sequence TTGTTTATTCGCGGTCTGAGAACAAAAATTGCGCTCAACATTGCCATTCTCTTTTTAGTGGCCATGCTGTTGATTAATATTGTTGCCATGATGACAGCCAAGCGGGTCATCATCCGCAAAGAAGCCTCGCGGGGTCATTTTCTGTTATCCACCTTAACTGCTGATCTGCAGGCCATGCTGAACTTGGGTATGGCCTCAACACCCCGGCTTTCGAAGGCACAGGTATTTGGTTTATTGGCTGAAGGTGGTGTCTCCGGAGCCCTGGTTGTGGGCAAAAACAATGAGCGCGTCACTTTCGGCAAAAGTTCTGAGGTCTTGCAGGATACGATGTTAAAGTACTGCCGCACCGTGATGCAATCCAAGAAGCGAACGACCCACTTTTTCGGAAACACCTGGGGTGTTTTTTGGCAGCAGCACAGCGATCTCATCATTTCGGCCCCGTTGCTGGAAAACAGCCGGGTTGTCGCCGCTGCCAGCATCGTCTTGCCGCTGGAGGGAATTTACCAAGCCCTGCGACGCTCCCAGAAGATGCTGTTTATCTATTTATTTCTCAATACCGTCATTTTAACCTTCATTGGCATTTATCGGCTTTCAAAAGTATATTTTTTGCCATTGGCCAGGCTGGCGCGCCGGGCAGAAGAATATCAGGAAGATGATGACATGCTGTTTTCGGTGCGCAAAGAGGATAATGAGCTAAACAAGCTGTCGGGCTCCTTAAACAGCATGTTGCGGCGCATATCCGCGGATAAAGAAAAGCTACGGTCAACCGTCAATTCGCTTGAGATCGCCAACCTGGAATTGAAAAAAGCCCAGGAAGAAATCATTCGTGCTGAAAAATTGGCTTCGGTGGGGCGGTTGTCAGCCGGGATCGCTCATGAAATCGGCAACCCCATTGGGATTGTCATGGGATATCTCGAATTGCTCAAGCAAAAAGACACGCCGGCCAGTGAGAAAGAAGAGTATATTCAACGCACAGAGGATGAAATTGAGCGGATCAACACCATCATTCGTCAACTTTTGGAAATCTCGCGACCGTCAAAAGCCGGCTTAAAGGTTGTGGCGGTTCATGATTTAATTGATGATATTTCCCAGGTCCTCAACGTGCAACCGTTGATGTCCAACATTAAACTTGAATGCAAATTGGAAGCCTACAACGACAAGGTAGTTGCCGATGCCAATCAACTGCGGCAGGTATTTTTGAACTTGATGATCAATGCCGCCGATGCTATCTCATCCGCCGACAGGCCCGCTAACGGAAAGCTCGTTATCGAAAGCGCGCAGGTCACAGAAAAACAAGATCAATCTGCTCAAGAACCACCGCTTTTAAAAATCACTTTTATAGATAATGGCCCCGGCATTTCCGAAGATAACATCGGCAATATTTTTGATCCCTTTTACACGACCAAAGAACCCGGTAAGGGCACTGGGTTGGGGCTTTCGGTTAGTTTTATGATCGTTCAGGGATTTGGCGGTAAAATGACGGTAAACAGCAAAAAGGAAGAGGGCACCAGCATGACAATTTTGCTGCCGCTGGTTGCAAACGAAGGCGACATTAATGCGCAGCAAGATCCCTCGGCCCAACTACAAAAAGGAATGTTAACTCAATGA
- a CDS encoding tetratricopeptide repeat protein, with protein MADEGFKRKLTAILSADVEGYSRLMGDDEEATVRTLTAYREVLNALIQQHNGQVLDSPGDNLLAEFVSVVDAVQCAVAVQKEIKARNDQLPENRKMRFRIGINLGDVIQEEERIYGDGVNIAARLEGLSEPGGICISKTAFDHIESKLPYGYDFIGDQMVKNITKPVGAYRVLMDPRVTVSGKPVVEKSSPTRRTPILVGAVAVLLLAVAVGIWQFYLRRPATEPAEVKEMASEVADNPSIAVLPFSNLSDDPKQEYFADGMTDELITDLSKISGLRVISRNSSFTYKGKPAKVQQVAEELNVKYVLEGSIQRAGDRVRIRAQLIDGATDHHLWAESYDAVMENIFDLQDRITKEIAAILEVKLTVKEQNRLAKKETTNIKAYDAFVKGWEHLHRQTHDDLIQAIASFTEAIELDPAYSRAHAALAWAYLSTSLRFKWRDLFEWHNHYRVTARKYLNLAMRNPNSTSHLVASKMAMFRRQYEDSLSHAQLALTFDANDPDANLNMAWILMATGKPEEGLDFVNKAMQLDPRNIAAPLSASGMAYFIMGDLQKAATMTERAINHNPTIADHYERLSVIYALLGRNQDAEAAYNKCLKDWTTGRFPATVTTVMSSFCIKDRKVADRYADGLVKAGWPGKPTEYYKIYQENKLTGEEIRSLVSGQEITIYEFGKTTWVDYDENGRLNDLSRLREGQWWIAGDSFCYRLEGETAEYHVKGAEKDLPRLKGLDNCGEIYRNPDSEPGSGQQYLYVKDYFIAALTTK; from the coding sequence ATGGCAGATGAAGGTTTTAAACGTAAACTCACCGCTATCCTCAGTGCCGATGTTGAAGGCTATAGTCGTCTTATGGGCGATGATGAAGAAGCCACTGTCCGTACCCTGACAGCCTACCGAGAAGTTCTCAATGCCCTTATCCAGCAACACAATGGCCAGGTGTTGGATTCTCCGGGTGACAACTTGCTGGCTGAGTTTGTCAGCGTGGTCGATGCGGTGCAGTGTGCGGTGGCCGTTCAAAAAGAGATAAAAGCCCGTAACGATCAACTGCCGGAAAACAGAAAGATGCGGTTCAGAATCGGTATCAATCTGGGTGATGTCATTCAGGAAGAAGAGCGAATATATGGTGATGGTGTTAACATCGCTGCAAGACTGGAAGGTTTGTCTGAGCCGGGAGGCATCTGCATCTCCAAGACCGCTTTTGATCACATCGAAAGTAAATTACCTTATGGATATGATTTTATTGGCGATCAGATGGTAAAAAATATTACTAAACCAGTAGGTGCCTATCGGGTTCTGATGGATCCCAGAGTGACGGTTTCAGGAAAGCCCGTAGTTGAAAAATCTTCACCAACACGGCGAACGCCGATTCTGGTTGGAGCGGTGGCGGTGCTTTTATTGGCAGTTGCTGTGGGAATATGGCAGTTTTATTTGCGTCGCCCGGCAACCGAGCCTGCCGAGGTAAAAGAGATGGCCTCTGAAGTAGCTGATAATCCTTCCATTGCTGTGCTGCCCTTTAGCAATTTGAGCGATGACCCCAAGCAGGAGTATTTTGCTGACGGTATGACCGATGAGCTAATAACGGATCTTTCTAAAATATCGGGCCTAAGGGTCATCTCCCGTAATTCATCCTTTACTTATAAAGGAAAACCGGCGAAGGTGCAGCAAGTTGCCGAGGAGCTAAATGTAAAATACGTGCTCGAAGGCAGCATCCAAAGGGCCGGTGACCGTGTGCGAATCAGAGCTCAGCTCATTGATGGCGCCACAGATCACCATCTTTGGGCGGAAAGCTACGATGCTGTCATGGAAAACATCTTTGATCTGCAGGATAGGATCACGAAGGAAATTGCAGCAATCCTGGAGGTTAAATTGACAGTTAAAGAGCAGAATCGACTGGCCAAAAAAGAAACAACAAACATTAAAGCTTACGATGCTTTTGTTAAAGGGTGGGAGCATTTACATCGACAGACGCATGATGATTTAATCCAGGCTATCGCTTCATTTACGGAAGCCATCGAGTTAGACCCTGCGTACAGTCGGGCGCACGCCGCTTTAGCGTGGGCGTATCTAAGTACTTCACTTCGGTTTAAATGGCGGGACCTTTTCGAATGGCACAATCATTACAGGGTCACTGCACGGAAATATTTAAATTTAGCCATGCGCAATCCGAATTCCACTTCTCACCTGGTGGCAAGCAAAATGGCGATGTTTCGGCGTCAATACGAAGACTCTCTTTCCCATGCCCAGCTCGCACTTACCTTTGATGCCAACGACCCGGACGCTAATTTAAACATGGCCTGGATTTTAATGGCCACTGGAAAGCCCGAGGAAGGTCTTGACTTTGTGAACAAAGCAATGCAGCTCGACCCTCGTAACATCGCCGCTCCCTTATCCGCTTCAGGAATGGCCTATTTTATAATGGGTGACCTGCAAAAGGCTGCAACGATGACCGAAAGAGCGATAAATCACAATCCGACAATCGCTGATCACTATGAGAGGCTTTCAGTAATCTATGCACTCTTGGGCCGAAACCAGGATGCTGAGGCTGCCTACAATAAATGCCTGAAGGATTGGACTACAGGGAGATTTCCAGCAACCGTGACAACCGTTATGAGCTCTTTTTGTATTAAAGACCGAAAAGTTGCCGATCGTTACGCTGATGGACTGGTTAAAGCGGGTTGGCCGGGAAAACCCACGGAATATTACAAAATTTATCAGGAAAATAAATTGACGGGTGAAGAGATCCGAAGCTTAGTCTCGGGTCAGGAAATTACAATATACGAATTTGGCAAAACAACCTGGGTTGATTATGACGAAAACGGTAGGTTGAATGATTTATCTAGATTGAGAGAAGGACAATGGTGGATTGCGGGTGACAGTTTCTGCTACAGATTGGAAGGCGAAACAGCTGAATATCATGTAAAAGGGGCTGAGAAAGATTTACCCAGATTAAAAGGCTTAGACAACTGTGGAGAAATATATCGCAATCCCGATTCAGAGCCCGGCTCAGGGCAACAATATTTATATGTTAAGGACTACTTCATCGCAGCACTGACAACTAAATAA
- the mfd gene encoding transcription-repair coupling factor has protein sequence MAYHNETAARRIRTLYHMLESSTPPIVVTAAETLLQKIVPKQEIIRYAELILAGEEVDRERLIEKLIAGGYTHAAIVEEPGDFCVRGGILDIYCPLYSDPLRIEFFGDVAESIRFFSASSQRTISNITEAIILPAREMIIEKALLPQIISRIRSRASDVETPLSETRKIIDSIKNGQGFPGVENLISLIYPQLDTVFDFLPDNALVVSISDEDLAEAVKMQENHIAKNYKAAYLAKHLCVEPSSLYMSGSQLQALITQRNPLIFKMLDIQAGSTQRFSRRLQFKSVIEDNSDIRLQLNNYQEKENLLKPLADWLDTNRRNGLTPVLVCRTETQAQRLKSLLQPYGFQFKIVNAYADVKFEPNTLWLCIGHISAGFVWPTESLAIITEAEIFGLRSRRKKALRPRRPSELLDLQDLKKGDLVVHVEHGIGRYEGLVKLQIDGLANDFLKLVYKDDDKLYLPVDRMNRVQQYMGVEGVEPVIDKMGGNSWKRIKARVKRSAEKIAGELLRLYATRKYEYGFAFSAVDDYFRDFEAGFEYEETTDQVNAIEVVLEDMYRSTPMDRLICGDVGYGKTEVALRASFLATHNGKQVAVLVPTTILAEQHFATFSMRYERYPINIACLSRFRPVREQKQIIADLKAGKLDIVIGTHRLLQKDIAFKDLGLLVLDEEQRFGVRHKEKLKKLKHNVDVLALTATPIPRTLHMSLVGIRDISIISTPPEFRQSIITTVSEFNEEMIIEAIRKELQRNGQIFFVHNNIQSISKMARKLQQLVPEVKLEVAHGQMNENDLEQVMYRFFNKEFDLLVCTTIIESGLDVSSANTIIVNRADRFGLAQIYQLRGRVGRSDEQAYAYLIVPQESVLTTDARKRLKVLMEHSDLGSGFQIAMNDLKIRGGGTILGASQSGHIAAVGYDMFLKLMENAIAELKGQITIEPLDPEVNVHLSAFLSESYIPDIDQRMAAYRRLARMTELPDVTEFKNELIDRYGKPPQEADNLLFKIGLKILSKKAGISKLDLSERQMHLQFSAAHLKNTDALVDLIQSTPQRYELTPGQVLKVKLANSHDRRHLRQARNILKDIIERVKN, from the coding sequence ATGGCATATCACAATGAAACAGCTGCGCGCCGTATTCGTACCCTCTATCACATGCTGGAATCGTCAACACCACCAATAGTGGTGACGGCTGCTGAAACGCTTTTGCAAAAAATTGTTCCGAAGCAAGAGATCATTCGTTATGCCGAATTGATACTGGCTGGCGAGGAAGTTGATCGGGAGCGTCTGATCGAAAAATTGATTGCAGGCGGGTATACACACGCAGCCATCGTAGAGGAGCCGGGCGACTTTTGCGTACGCGGCGGAATTCTCGATATTTACTGCCCGCTCTATTCAGATCCGCTGCGAATTGAGTTTTTTGGCGATGTGGCAGAGTCCATTCGCTTTTTCTCCGCTTCCAGTCAGCGAACGATATCAAACATAACTGAAGCTATCATTTTACCAGCCCGTGAGATGATCATTGAAAAAGCCCTCTTGCCGCAGATTATCAGCCGCATCCGATCCCGGGCATCTGATGTCGAAACACCGTTGAGCGAGACCCGAAAAATTATCGACTCAATTAAAAACGGACAGGGATTTCCGGGAGTGGAAAATCTCATCTCTCTGATTTATCCCCAGCTCGACACCGTTTTTGATTTTCTGCCCGACAATGCTCTGGTGGTATCGATATCAGACGAAGATCTGGCTGAAGCGGTCAAAATGCAAGAGAATCACATCGCTAAAAATTATAAAGCTGCTTATCTCGCCAAACACCTGTGTGTCGAACCGTCAAGCCTGTATATGAGCGGCAGCCAACTTCAAGCGCTGATCACACAACGCAATCCGCTGATTTTTAAGATGTTGGACATTCAAGCAGGATCGACACAACGTTTTTCAAGGCGTCTGCAGTTTAAGTCTGTGATTGAGGACAATAGCGACATCCGTTTGCAGTTAAATAATTATCAAGAGAAAGAAAACCTTCTTAAACCACTGGCGGATTGGCTCGATACGAACAGGCGTAATGGATTGACCCCCGTTCTGGTGTGTCGAACAGAGACTCAGGCCCAACGCTTAAAATCTTTACTGCAGCCTTACGGGTTCCAATTTAAAATAGTCAATGCATATGCCGATGTAAAATTTGAGCCCAACACACTATGGTTGTGCATCGGGCATATTTCTGCCGGGTTTGTTTGGCCAACAGAGTCTCTGGCGATCATCACAGAGGCCGAAATTTTTGGTCTCAGGTCGCGCCGCAAAAAAGCATTGCGCCCTCGGCGGCCATCTGAACTGCTGGATCTGCAGGATTTAAAAAAGGGCGACCTGGTCGTGCATGTCGAGCATGGTATCGGGCGCTATGAGGGCCTGGTGAAGCTGCAAATTGATGGACTTGCCAATGATTTTCTTAAGCTGGTTTATAAGGATGACGACAAGCTTTATTTACCAGTTGATCGCATGAACCGAGTCCAGCAGTACATGGGAGTGGAAGGCGTTGAACCGGTCATTGATAAAATGGGCGGTAATTCCTGGAAGCGCATTAAGGCGCGGGTGAAACGCTCTGCCGAGAAAATTGCCGGTGAGCTCCTGAGATTGTATGCAACTCGAAAATACGAGTACGGATTTGCCTTCAGTGCGGTTGACGACTATTTTCGTGATTTCGAGGCTGGCTTTGAATATGAAGAGACGACCGATCAAGTAAATGCCATTGAGGTGGTACTCGAAGATATGTATCGTTCTACACCGATGGATCGGCTCATTTGTGGGGATGTCGGTTATGGCAAAACAGAGGTGGCTCTGCGTGCATCCTTTTTGGCCACCCACAATGGTAAACAGGTTGCGGTTCTAGTCCCAACGACGATCCTGGCAGAGCAGCACTTTGCCACCTTTAGCATGCGTTATGAGCGCTATCCGATTAACATCGCCTGTTTGAGCCGTTTTCGACCGGTGCGCGAGCAAAAGCAGATCATAGCGGACCTGAAAGCGGGCAAACTGGATATTGTTATCGGTACGCATCGCTTGCTGCAAAAAGATATCGCATTTAAAGATTTGGGATTACTCGTTTTGGATGAAGAGCAGCGTTTTGGTGTTCGCCATAAAGAAAAACTGAAAAAATTAAAACACAATGTAGATGTGCTGGCGCTCACTGCTACGCCGATTCCGCGAACACTGCATATGTCGCTGGTGGGTATCCGGGATATCAGCATCATTTCGACACCTCCTGAATTTCGACAATCGATTATCACCACCGTCTCGGAATTCAATGAGGAAATGATCATTGAGGCGATTCGAAAAGAACTACAGCGCAATGGTCAGATTTTCTTTGTGCATAACAATATTCAAAGCATCAGCAAAATGGCGCGCAAACTGCAGCAACTGGTGCCGGAAGTCAAATTAGAAGTTGCTCATGGCCAGATGAACGAAAATGATCTTGAGCAAGTCATGTATCGTTTTTTCAATAAGGAATTTGACCTGCTCGTCTGTACAACGATTATTGAGTCGGGGTTGGATGTTTCTTCGGCCAATACCATTATCGTCAACCGGGCAGATCGTTTTGGCCTGGCGCAGATTTATCAGTTGCGAGGTCGTGTCGGCCGCTCAGATGAGCAGGCCTATGCCTATTTAATTGTTCCACAGGAAAGCGTGTTAACAACAGATGCTCGCAAGCGGCTCAAAGTCTTAATGGAGCACAGTGATCTGGGATCCGGTTTTCAAATTGCGATGAACGATTTAAAAATCCGTGGCGGCGGCACAATTCTTGGTGCGTCTCAGTCCGGTCATATCGCGGCTGTGGGCTACGATATGTTTTTAAAGCTAATGGAAAATGCGATTGCCGAATTAAAAGGTCAGATAACCATCGAACCGCTGGACCCTGAAGTCAATGTTCACCTTTCGGCCTTTCTATCTGAGTCCTATATCCCGGATATTGACCAGCGAATGGCCGCCTACCGTCGACTGGCCCGTATGACAGAGCTGCCGGACGTGACTGAATTTAAAAATGAGCTCATTGATCGCTATGGGAAACCGCCGCAGGAGGCCGATAATTTGTTATTTAAGATCGGATTAAAAATTTTATCCAAAAAGGCTGGGATTTCCAAGTTGGATCTATCCGAACGCCAGATGCACCTTCAATTTTCTGCTGCACACCTGAAAAATACCGACGCGCTGGTGGACTTAATTCAATCGACCCCCCAGCGTTATGAGTTGACGCCTGGGCAAGTGCTGAAAGTAAAATTGGCAAATAGCCATGACAGAAGGCATTTAAGGCAAGCTAGAAATATATTGAAAGATATTATAGAGCGTGTTAAAAATTAA
- a CDS encoding alkene reductase — MTNHKLFEPLQLGDLKLKNRIVMAPMTRGRAGAERIANALMAEYYFQRASAGLLITEATVISAQGNGWVGSPGIYTDKMVEGWQIVTQKLKPTGTPIFLQLWHCGRASHSDFHDGALPVSASAVKLNGDQIHTPLGKKDYETPRAMTIDDIKATVKDYRKAAQNAKQAGFSGVEVHSANGYLLNQFLDSKTNLRTDDYGGNLENKYRFLREVMAAVLAVWPSNRVGIRLSPNGVFNDMGSPDFRDTFLYTIKELNKLNLAYVHIMDGLAFGFHEQGEPMALAEFRAEYDGIIMGNCGYTKETAEERLSAGHADLAAFGRPFITNPDLPERLKSNWPLTAFDDMSLWYTPGAKGYTDYKPYLQ, encoded by the coding sequence ATGACGAACCACAAGCTGTTTGAACCATTGCAGTTGGGAGACCTAAAGCTTAAAAACAGAATCGTAATGGCACCCATGACCAGGGGACGTGCAGGTGCGGAGCGCATTGCGAATGCGCTGATGGCCGAATACTATTTCCAACGGGCTTCAGCCGGCTTGTTGATTACCGAAGCAACCGTCATTTCCGCCCAGGGCAACGGTTGGGTGGGCTCACCGGGCATTTATACCGATAAGATGGTGGAGGGCTGGCAAATCGTCACCCAGAAGCTAAAGCCCACCGGCACGCCCATCTTTTTGCAACTATGGCATTGCGGCCGGGCATCCCACAGCGACTTTCACGATGGCGCACTGCCGGTTTCAGCCTCAGCGGTAAAACTTAACGGTGATCAGATTCACACGCCGCTTGGGAAAAAAGATTACGAAACCCCACGGGCCATGACAATTGATGACATCAAGGCCACTGTGAAAGATTATCGAAAGGCTGCCCAAAATGCCAAACAAGCCGGTTTCAGCGGTGTCGAAGTTCATAGCGCCAATGGCTATCTGCTCAATCAATTTCTGGACTCAAAAACGAATTTAAGGACCGACGATTACGGCGGCAATTTAGAGAACAAGTATCGTTTTTTAAGAGAAGTGATGGCGGCTGTTCTGGCGGTATGGCCGTCAAACCGGGTGGGTATCCGTCTTTCTCCCAATGGCGTGTTCAACGATATGGGCAGTCCTGATTTTCGAGATACATTTCTCTACACCATAAAAGAGCTCAATAAATTGAATCTGGCATATGTTCACATCATGGATGGGCTTGCTTTTGGTTTTCATGAACAGGGAGAGCCGATGGCGCTGGCTGAATTTCGGGCTGAATATGACGGCATTATCATGGGCAATTGCGGTTACACCAAGGAAACAGCAGAAGAGAGGCTCTCAGCTGGCCACGCGGATCTGGCGGCCTTCGGCCGCCCTTTCATCACCAATCCGGACCTGCCTGAGCGTTTGAAGAGCAACTGGCCCCTGACGGCCTTTGACGATATGTCATTATGGTATACTCCGGGAGCTAAAGGGTATACGGATTACAAACCTTATCTGCAATAA
- a CDS encoding integration host factor subunit alpha — MALTKSDIIAAVHELGFTKKKSVDIIETLLEIIKGSLEKNEDVLISGFGKFCVKDKNKRRGRNPATGEDLILRERRVVTFKCSGKLRKKINGLL, encoded by the coding sequence ATGGCATTAACCAAAAGTGATATCATTGCTGCAGTTCATGAACTTGGCTTTACCAAGAAAAAATCTGTCGACATCATTGAAACCTTGCTTGAGATCATTAAAGGCTCACTCGAAAAAAATGAGGATGTATTGATCTCCGGTTTTGGAAAATTTTGTGTAAAAGACAAAAACAAACGTCGCGGTCGCAATCCGGCAACCGGCGAAGATCTGATTCTTAGGGAACGAAGGGTTGTCACCTTTAAATGCTCAGGAAAACTTAGAAAAAAAATAAACGGATTATTATAA
- a CDS encoding beta-ketoacyl-ACP synthase III — MRAIISGVGHYVPDKILSNRDLEEMVDTNDEWITSRTGIKERRILDKEIGTSYMATKAAQVVLEETHTAPEDLDLILFATVTPDMPVPSAASFVQRDLGASNSWGYDINGGCTGFMCALTTGASFIESGRHKKVLVIGADKMSAITNYEDRSTCVLFGDGAGAVLLEAYDNDDLGIEDFILHLDGSGAESLSIEAGGSIYPASHETVDKKMHYIYQDGRTVFKHAVVGMADVSAKIVERNNLSDNDIRFLIPHQANYRIIDATAKKIGLDPERVVINISKYGNTTAATIPLALSETYRANKLQKGDWIVLAAFGAGFTWGSVLLRWAID; from the coding sequence ATGCGTGCAATCATCTCCGGAGTCGGACATTATGTGCCGGATAAAATACTATCCAATCGTGACCTGGAAGAAATGGTCGACACCAATGATGAATGGATTACCAGCCGCACTGGAATAAAAGAACGTCGCATACTGGACAAAGAAATCGGCACCTCTTACATGGCAACTAAAGCAGCCCAGGTTGTTCTTGAAGAAACACACACTGCCCCTGAGGATTTAGATTTAATCCTGTTTGCTACGGTGACACCGGATATGCCGGTTCCCTCAGCGGCTTCATTTGTTCAAAGAGATCTGGGCGCCAGCAATAGCTGGGGCTATGATATCAACGGTGGTTGTACCGGCTTTATGTGTGCCTTGACCACCGGGGCATCATTTATAGAAAGCGGTCGTCACAAAAAAGTGCTGGTTATCGGTGCCGATAAAATGAGCGCGATCACCAATTATGAGGACCGATCCACCTGTGTGCTCTTTGGAGATGGAGCCGGTGCAGTTCTGTTGGAAGCATACGATAATGACGATTTGGGGATCGAGGATTTTATCCTGCACTTGGACGGCTCCGGAGCCGAATCCCTCAGTATTGAGGCAGGTGGCAGTATCTATCCGGCATCGCACGAAACAGTTGATAAAAAAATGCACTATATCTATCAGGACGGCAGGACGGTATTCAAGCATGCGGTGGTTGGAATGGCGGACGTATCGGCAAAAATCGTCGAACGAAATAACTTAAGCGACAACGATATTCGTTTCCTCATACCCCATCAAGCCAATTACCGCATCATTGATGCAACTGCAAAAAAAATAGGGCTGGATCCCGAACGGGTGGTGATCAATATCAGTAAATATGGCAATACAACAGCCGCCACCATTCCGCTTGCCTTATCAGAGACATACCGGGCGAATAAATTGCAGAAAGGCGATTGGATCGTTTTGGCGGCCTTTGGTGCCGGCTTCACCTGGGGCAGCGTGTTGCTGCGCTGGGCGATCGATTAA
- a CDS encoding sigma-54 dependent transcriptional regulator, translated as MTSKMPGKQLLIIDDEENMRHMLSKVLSKAGYAIETASNGHEGLKMTTGNDFDFILCDIKMPNMSGMDFLKAARDKISSTTVIMMSAYGTIDTAIEAMKLGAYDYISKPFKTDEVYLTLKKAEERESLRQENRLLKEHIKKIEGNLNFGNLVAKSDAMQKTLRIAAKAAQYKTTVLILGDSGTGKELIARAIHSEGDRSDMPLVPVNCGGIPETLLESELFGYKKGAFTGADKNKKGLFQEAHRGTIFLDEIGELPLALQVKLLRVLQENEVRMIGDSKSTQIDVRVIAATSRNLEEDVKMGAFREDLYYRLNVLSIKIPPLRERAEDIPLLCDHFLERYSRSLKKHITDISPAAMSRLLEYPWPGNVRELENAIERALVLVEGDVLLPEHFPSELGQQVGGDATDLPFDGFSLKAAQKLMEEKLITKALTETGGNRTQAARLLEISHPSLLTKIKAYNIDL; from the coding sequence ATGACATCTAAAATGCCGGGAAAACAGCTCCTCATCATAGATGACGAAGAAAACATGCGGCACATGCTGTCAAAGGTGCTCAGCAAAGCCGGTTATGCCATAGAGACGGCTTCGAACGGTCATGAAGGTTTGAAAATGACAACCGGCAACGATTTTGATTTTATTCTCTGTGATATAAAGATGCCCAATATGAGCGGTATGGATTTTTTAAAAGCCGCGCGTGATAAAATCAGCTCCACCACCGTGATCATGATGTCGGCCTACGGGACGATTGACACGGCTATTGAGGCCATGAAGCTGGGGGCCTATGATTATATCTCAAAACCATTTAAAACCGATGAAGTTTACCTGACGCTAAAAAAAGCAGAAGAACGCGAAAGTCTCAGACAGGAAAACCGTCTGCTCAAAGAGCATATCAAAAAAATTGAAGGCAATCTCAATTTTGGCAATTTGGTGGCCAAAAGCGACGCCATGCAGAAAACCCTGCGTATAGCCGCTAAGGCCGCCCAATACAAGACCACCGTATTGATCTTAGGCGATAGTGGCACGGGCAAAGAGTTAATTGCCCGGGCCATTCATAGTGAAGGCGATCGGTCAGATATGCCACTGGTTCCGGTAAATTGCGGCGGTATTCCCGAAACATTGCTTGAAAGTGAATTGTTCGGTTATAAAAAAGGCGCTTTTACCGGTGCCGACAAAAACAAAAAGGGGTTATTTCAGGAAGCCCACAGGGGGACGATTTTTTTGGATGAAATCGGTGAGCTGCCATTGGCACTTCAGGTTAAACTGTTAAGGGTTTTGCAGGAAAATGAAGTCCGCATGATCGGTGACTCAAAGTCGACTCAAATTGACGTACGGGTCATTGCGGCCACATCCAGAAACCTTGAAGAAGACGTGAAAATGGGGGCCTTTCGAGAGGATCTTTATTACCGCCTGAATGTGCTGTCTATAAAGATTCCCCCCTTGCGGGAACGGGCAGAGGACATCCCTTTGTTATGTGATCATTTTTTAGAGCGCTATTCCCGCAGCCTCAAAAAACACATAACTGACATTTCGCCCGCTGCCATGTCGCGTTTGCTGGAATACCCCTGGCCTGGAAATGTGAGAGAGCTGGAAAATGCCATCGAACGAGCGCTTGTGCTGGTTGAAGGGGATGTGCTGCTTCCCGAGCATTTTCCTTCCGAGCTCGGCCAGCAGGTGGGAGGGGATGCCACCGATTTGCCATTTGATGGTTTCTCTTTGAAAGCTGCACAAAAATTGATGGAAGAAAAACTGATCACCAAGGCGCTTACAGAGACCGGCGGCAATCGCACTCAAGCAGCCCGGTTGCTGGAGATCAGTCATCCGTCGCTGCTTACTAAGATCAAAGCCTACAATATCGACCTTTGA